The region TTCGACAGCGTTATGGCAAGCCTAAAAGCGCACCCCGCCTCTGAAGTAAAGTCGCCATACCCAGATTCTATCCTCAACCCGCCCGACAGTTGCAAAACGGGGAATTGCGTCGATTCCATAAACGCAATCAAACCTAGCGTCTTTGCAAACAACATTTCTATATTCATTACTGGGCGCACATTATACATTGCTGGCGCAACCGAGGCGAACAGCGCAAAAATTGACATATTCGACATGCAGGGGCGCCCGATATTCAGTACAAAGTGCATTAACGGCACAGCCGACCTATCCGCTATTGCCGAAGGACTTTACGTAGTCCGCGTGCATGATGGATCCACAAGCATTGTCAAGAAAATGGCTATAAAGTAATAGATACTAACATTTTTAAGCAAGTCACAGCAACAAGTGTGACTTTTTCATTTTTAAGATTCTAAAGCGTCGGCCAAGGATGGGGAGGGTGCAGGGAGGGGCCCGTGCGGCCTTCGCAACTCCGAGCTGGGGCCCCGCCCGCATGAAGTTTTTTTCAAAAATTTTTATAAAAAATTCTTTAATGTAACCTAGTCACAGTTTTACCGCACCGCAAAATCTAAAATATAGGTGTAAACAAGAAAAAAGAGGTAAAACAATGGCAGAATTACAAATCACCAAAGACAACTTTGAACAAGAAGTCCTCAATTCCGACAAGCCCGTTCTGATTGACTTTTGGGCACCGTGGTGCGGCCCGTGCCGTATGCTCTCGCCCACCATCGCAGAAATTGCCGAGGAAAGCAAGGACAAAGTAAAAGTCGGTAAGGTAAACGTTGACGAAGAAAGCGAACTTGCAAGCATGTTCCGGGTATCCAGCATTCCGTTACTCGTCGTCATGAAAAACGGCAAAGTTGTGAACTCCTCCGTCGGCGTCCGCCCGAAAGACCAAATCTTGAAAATGATTTAATCTAGTCTCCTCAACCCATAACCCCCGCCGGTGAATGCTGCGCGGGGTTCTTCGCTTTAAGAAATAACAAAAGGCAGACTCGCTCTACGCACCAAAACAGCCAACTTTTATATATTACAAGAGGGAGCGTTTTATGATTACAAGACTCAACGCAACGCCAATCAGCCAAATTCTTTCAAAGATTCCGTTTTGGGCAAACCTTTCTTCCGAAGAGAAGGCGCTCGTGTCGCAACGTGCCTTGACAAAAAGTTTCAACAAGGACCAAATCATAACAAGCGACCATTCCGCATGCCTCGGGATTATCCTCATCCTCAAGGGAGGGGTCCGCATCAGCCTCATTTCCGATGAAGGTCGCGAAATCACGCTCTACCGCGCCCACGCAGGCGAGTTCTGCGTTTCAACCGCTTCGTGCGTCATTCACCAGCTGACATTTGAAGCGAACGTTTCGGCAGAAGAAGATACGACCGTACTCGTCATTCCTTCATCCGTTACAGCCCGGCTCATGGAAATGAACATCTACGTGCGTTCATTTGTCTTTGAACAGGAGACAGAACGTTATTCGCAAACGATTTGGGCCATCCAGCAGATGCTCTTCAAAAAATTCGACCAGCGCCTCGCCACTTACTTCATTGACGCCTACCAAAGCACTGGCAAGCCCGAAATCAAGAAAACCCAAGAAGAAATCGCCCGCGACGTGAATTCTGCCCGTGAGGTGGTCGCCCGCATGCTCAAGGATTTTGCAGCCAAGGGGTTTGTCGAAATCAGACGCGGGAAAATCGTACTCAAGAACGCCGAAGGGCTGAAAAAGCTGGTATAGAAAAGGCAAAAAAATATATATATTCAAGTCATCAACAAACTATAAAACAACTAAAAAAAGTAGAATATGCAAACAACATATATACAAAAGAATAACAAAGCAACACATGCAAATAAAAACGACGTATATTCGGTAAACGATCATTCAGCACAAGCAAGTTGTTTGCAACGTAAGAATGATTTTATAAATAAAGCATCACAGCGCAAGGCAACACCCCACTTCATCCAACGAGCAAAAAATCCAGTTCAACATCCAAACAACACGGGACTTCCCGATAATTTAAAAAATGGTGTGGAAAGACTTTCTGGATATTCGCTAGACAACGTACGAGTACATTATAACAGCCCCAAACCAGCAACAGTCCAAGCACTAGCCTACACCCAAGGCACAGATATTCATGTTGCATCTGGTCAAGAACACGTGCTTCCACACGAAGCCTGGCATGTCACCCAACAAATGGCGGGAAGAGTGACGCCAACAATAAATGTAAATGGAACACCAGTTAATGACAATGCCGAATTAGAACATGAAGCGGATATTATGGGAGAAAAGGCTGTACAATGCAAAAAAATGGGGGGAGGATGTAAAAAAAACATAAACCAACAATGTTGTCAACGAGCATTAACATTTAAAGGAGTATTTGATAAGACCACAAAACAAAAACTGCAAGATTTTACAGCAATATGGCTTTCAGATCTCCTTAACAAACCCCCTTCAGATTACAAAATGAGTCGTTCTTTTGCAGGAGGAAGCC is a window of Fibrobacter succinogenes DNA encoding:
- a CDS encoding Crp/Fnr family transcriptional regulator — its product is MITRLNATPISQILSKIPFWANLSSEEKALVSQRALTKSFNKDQIITSDHSACLGIILILKGGVRISLISDEGREITLYRAHAGEFCVSTASCVIHQLTFEANVSAEEDTTVLVIPSSVTARLMEMNIYVRSFVFEQETERYSQTIWAIQQMLFKKFDQRLATYFIDAYQSTGKPEIKKTQEEIARDVNSAREVVARMLKDFAAKGFVEIRRGKIVLKNAEGLKKLV